The Pectobacterium wasabiae CFBP 3304 DNA segment CTTCAACTGATAGCGCTGAATGTGTGCCAGCGCCAATGGCAAATCACCGTACCAGATGCCGTGCTTGCTGTTCTCGCCGCCGGTATTGGTTTTCTGACTATGACCATGACCAAAACCTGGATTCACGCGCAGCCATACCGGATGCCCCGGCGACTGTTGCCCAAGCTGTTCCAGCATATCGACCGAACCAGCATTCACCGGAATGTTCAGTTCAGAAACGCGTTGCAGCGTCGGACGATCCAGCAGGTCGGCAGTAAAGACGATCTCGTGAGCATCAGTACCCGGCACAAACCCGGCCACCAGCGCACGCTCAATTTCCCCCAGCGAGACTGAATCGACTTTCACCCCTTGTTCACGCATCAGGCGCAAAATATGCGTGTTGGAACACGCCTTCTGCGCGAAGCGAATCGTATCAAACTGACGCAGTTGGGCGATGCGATTAACGATAGTCTGCGCATCGTAGGCCCACACCGGGCAACCAAAACGGGCAGGCAGTTCACGCAGGTTTTGCGCATCGAGGGCGTGTGTTACGTCATTCAGATCGTGAGGCATAAATAATTACCGGTGTAGAGGGTTAAACATGGTTGAGAATCACTATAAAAATAACCCCAGAGGTAAACAAATATCCTTTTAGGTAAACTCTATTCATTTTTGATATGGTTGATTGCAATGAAAAGAGGAGGCGATATGGCAGCAATATCCTTACGGCACATCGAAATGTGATTATTCTATAGTAACACTTACAGTTTCTTGTTTGGGTTAATACCAGCCGCTGTAGCCCAATCATTAGGTATGTACTTCTCTGCCTGAGCGCTCCCATTTCCCCATGTAACCTTCCCTGTATGAGGGTCAACGGTCTTTTTAATCTGGCAGTTGGCAAATGCCTTCTTAGCATTGTCGGGGAGAGAGCCATCAGCGTCTGCTGAGGCTAACTTGTCACATAGTCCGGCTGGTGGTTTAGCTATCACCTCAGTACCAGTCTTCCCTTTATCCTTCTTCTGGGTGACAGCACCATCTTTAGTGGTCTTCTTCCCATCACCCCCGTTTGCAGGGGCTTCTGTACGTCCAACCTGAACAACAAAGTTTGCATTCTGGAAGGTTAAGGATACGTTCAGACCATTGGCAATTTTACTGTCTTTCTTGGCCTCAAACTGGGTACAGAGAGCATTGTCAAGAGTGATGCCATCTTTGCAGAGCACCCTCAGAATCTGACGCTGTGAACGCCAACGTTGTAGAGTAGATACGAAATCTTCCACTTCAGAGTTGTTCCTTGAAACGAAAAATGTTCCTTCATAGTCCACTACAACGACACCATTCACAGTAATCGTCTGAGGCTTCTCCTGAATGTTATCCGTAATGACCTGCCCAGATTGGACAGGCTGTGTGGTAACATCCATCGGTGCAGAAAACTGCATATCTGTGGTTGCAGACATTGTGAGAAAGACAGACATATCATTGCGTAGATGGAAAATGATACCGTCCTTCCCTTTATAGTTCATTGGGCTGATATTGTAGCCCGATAGACCGATAGCCATTAGTTTGGATTCCTTTTGAGATAACTTGGTGAAAACCCTGCATTGTTTCCCTGAGACTGCCAATTACCTCCAAGGCCACTCGCAGACACCAACGTAGATTCAAAGTGATTTTCAAGCTGTGCCTGTACAGTTTGCTGTGTAACAGTTCCATCAGGTTGTTTGATATTTATGGTGAAGGGGAGTAGCTGTAATGGCTTCTGATTGAGTGAGAGCTGTAAAACAGCATCCCTCGATGGGAAAGAATCTAGCGCTCGTGGCGGTAATGATGCCCCTTTCCAGTTCCCGCTGAAAAGTGGAATGTTAGGGTCATTAGCCCATGCATTGAATTTTCTGCCTAGCATCACATCGGTAGCTGAGAACCATTTTCTAAGTGAAGAGACATTCGGGTCATCTGCGATTTCTTGAGCTGTACGGGGCTTGTTGGGTTCCATGCCAAAGAGTGACCGTGTTTTGTTGGCTAAATCTGTCGCAAACTCGTTCATACCATTAGCATTTTTAGCCAGCTCTATCACCGCAGCCACGCCAAAGGCTTTACCAGCAAGTGACCAGAAGCCAGTACCAGCCAGAGCACCCGCTGTACTCCCCAGACCAAGCAAACCTTTCAGTTTACCCATCACCCCAGCGAACAGGGCAATCGTTGTCCCCATAGCCAGCCAGTCAAAGGTGGAGCTACTCAGCTTGCCCATCACCTCAGACACTTTGTCAAACCAAGGCTGTGACTTCTTCCAATCGTCAATCTGGATGCCAAACAACGTTAAATAGCCATCTAAGCGTGCACCCCACTGGTCTAGTGACCTGACATTGCGAGTCATCTGTTCCAGCACCCAGCCAAGCGCCTCACCGAGTTTAAAGGTTAATCCGCTGGTGGAATCAAGCATACTGCTACTACTATCAAACAGACTGCGTAAGCCACCCTCAAACCCTTTGAAAAAGGAAATTTGGGAATTCGCTACGGCGTTCTGGTAACGACCTTGACTAGCTGCAATAGAGTGCTGTGTCTTCTCGTATGCGTTAGCGTCCCTGTTCATTTTATCCATAGCGCGGGACATGGTCTTATCCCACTCTTGACCTGTCATGCTGTTGGCTTTGGCTCTTACGTCACCTATTTTGATATTCAGTAGCTTTGCAACCGCTGGGATAAGAGCGGGGGCGTTCTCTAACACTTGGCGGTAGTTGTTGCCCTGTCCACCTTTGTTAGCTCCAGCTTCCTGAGCCATCACATAGGCTAAACCTTGCTGCTGCTGGGTAGTCATACCGGTGTTATGAGCAAAGACACTCATGTTCTCCAATAGGGGCACTATCTCACTATCTGAGAAGGCTTGACCCATTGTCTGCTTCAGCACAGCGGCCTGTTTCATCGCATCAGTCTGATTTACACCGTATTTACGTGAGTATTCAGCAACATCACGATTCATATTCTTGGTGTTATCGCCATAAGCTGAACTCATCATTGTGCTGGCTTGAGTACGCTCAATGCCCTGTTTCAGTGATTCAGTGAAGAGTTCAAAGGCATTCCGTACACTGAAGACTACAGCCGTCAATGCCCCTAAGTTACCTGTTAACCCTGTCAGTGCGTTATTTGTTGCTGCTGCATGTAGCGCACTGTTTCTGGTAAATGATTGAGAACGTAAGAAGACCTGTTGTGATGAGATAGCCTCTCGCATAGCCATACGGAACTGTCTCATATCGCCACCAGAGTTAACCGCTGCATCCCGCATAGCCATACGGTACTGTCTCAACTGGTCGGTATGACCGCCAGCCTCTAGACGTTGAGCAATGGAACCGTTATTCAGTGCATGAATACGCTCAACCTGTCTCATACGGGCATTGGCGAAGTTATCACGTGATGGTCTGCTACTATTCCCATTACCAAGTGGGTTACCTGCTGCTGTTCTACGGACGTTTAAGGCTCTCTCAAGCGCTGACTGTACACGTGCTGCTGACGCTGTACCTTCACGCTCAAATCGTGTGAAAAGCCCAGTCTGAACGCCTCTTACCTGTAACGAGCGTGATAGCACCCTGTTGATGTTATTTCCTGACTTAGAAGCATTGGCTTCCATTCGCTTTAGGTTCTGGCTAAAGCCTTTTGTGAAGTCTTTGGAGAAAGCGCGGTTCAGTCTTGCTTCAAATTTCTGTGCAGAAGCATTAACCTTATTTTCCAGAGACCTTAAGCCACTCATTACTTTTGATGGGTCGAAACCCATCTCAATCACGAATTCTGATACTGTGAATTGACCGCTCATTTATTCTTTTCTCTCAATATATTTTTTAATATTTTCTGTGTCTTCTTCTGAGAATTTCATTCAGGCTAAGAGTCCACTCAAATAGTCACACAGTTCATTGTTAACCTGCTGCTTCATTAGGCATCGTAGACTGTCGTTAATTGTCTTCATCACTATTCCTAAAAATAGAAAAGGCACCTAATGAGAATTAACCCACCAGATGCCCTATCCGATTATTTTATTTTAAAAGCTGCTCAAGAGTAATAATACTCTCAAGCTTGGCCTTAATATCTTTTTTAACCGATGCCAGTTGAACCTGTGACTGTTTAAAACGACCCTCAGCCAGTGTTACCGCTTCAAGTGCCTTCTGCTTCCCATAGGCTACGCTGTCGTCTAACTTTGCGAAGTCAGCGATGGAACTGATACCATCAGGGAACAGGAGAACTGTTTCAGCTTTACCATCGTTAGCGGCTCCTTGCTCGAAGCCACCAATGTGATATCCCTCAACATTGAACTTACCTTGCTCAAGGTACGATTGCTTTACGTGAGAGTTGATGCAGTAAACACGCTGAATTGAAGGGTGGCGTCTTGCGAAATCGATGGTATGGCGCGCCGCTTCAATATCAACCTGTGACCGAGCCACATCAAGTGCTTCTTTTGCTGCCTCTTTTTGCTCAATGGCACGCTTCAGTACAGGCAGGCTATCACGTTCAATCTGAAGTCTCTGTTCAGTTGGTGCAAGCTGCTGGAAGGAATAATCACGCTCTAACTCATCCTGCTTTGATTGTTCAGCGAGCATTGCATTTAACACATCAGCGTCACGTTGTGATTTATCGTTAGCTTCGGTATCACATTCCAGACTCATCATGCCTTGATTAATACGCTGGTGGTTGTCACCGATTCTTGTGTGGTTCGATACGAATGCGTTCATCATTATTCGCTCACCCCACTTTGCAGAAGATTCGATAACTCTTGTTTGAGACCGTGCTGAATGTCTTTAATTACTGACGTGATAATGTAGTCATTCGCTGGATAACCACGTTGAATAAAGAGTTCACGCATTTCTTCCATTATTAACTCTGGGAACTTCAGAACTGTTACTACCTGAGGGATAGTCATTGTTTCAAAAGTAAAGTCGAGCTGACCAAGTTCATTAATTGAGATGTATTGCATTGTGAGTTACCTTGTACTGTAGATTTATTTACTTACGTGTGAGGATAAAAATTAGGGATGCAGTGACAGCGCATGTCAGAATAGAAATAATCATATAAGCTTTTCCATCGATAAAAAAATAGCCATAGAACTAAACCGTGGCGTTTAATAAACTATGGCTCTGGAGAGAACGTAAAGAGAAAGGCAGAGGTACTCTTTTGCTATTTGGTCAGATAGCCCTCTGCATTCAGTGACCAATCAGGTGAAAGACTGAACGTGACTTTCTCTTTAAGCTCTGTGGGGGAATGAGAAGAGAAGAAGGCTTCATCTGGTAGAATCCACCTTAGCAATGGCAAGTAACTTACAATGCTTTCCTCACTATTAAAGTGTCGCATATTTCTTAACATTTGTCAATGAAATGTTGCATAATTGTTAAATTAAAAATTAACAAATGGCGTTATTCTCACTGATTGATATGATGCGGGTTTCGGGTCACGGTCAACGAACTTACAGGTTGATAAGGCTCGTAGGTATTTGGGCATGTTAGAGGCTATCCCAGCCGATTCACCAAGATAGCCCCAGTTATCACGATGGTCTTTAAAGTTGAGTGAATCTCGTAGGTCATGGTGTGCCATTATCTTTTACCTCACCGATTAGATATCTTCTTCATAGCCTGCTCACCAGACGCCAGATAGTGTCTAACACGTGATAGAGGCTGGTAGAATTCTGCTTTTGGATTATCACCGTAGGGGTTCCTTACTTTGATATACGCATAGTCTCCAGATGCCTTACGCTGCTTATAGAGCCTTACAGGTTGGCCTGAAACTGCACTGTAGCAACTGGCTGGTGGTGGATTGAGCCAAAGCAGGGTTTGCTTATCATCTGATAGCTGAAAAGTGTGTTTGATATAGTCGAGGGTGTGTTGTGGAAGGAGCTTCATTGGAAATCTCATATTTACAGGAAGGGAGTGATTACAGCGGAGAGGTATTTCAATAACAAAATGATAACAATTTATTAACATAATGTCAAGGTATTTCTAACCAGATAGGTATAGTGCCTCTTTATTTTTTTCATAAAAATGTGAATAGTAATTCACCCAACACATTGATATTAAAGTTAAAAATATCTTCTGGGTATCTGGGTAGTTTCTAGAGCGACTATGTCTATGCGCTTGGTGGTCGGTAGCTGTGATTACCCTTTCTGTGCAAAATTTTAAAATATCTCAATGACTTACATATATTGATGGGTGCAGTGAACTGTATCGATACTGCTTTTCAGGTGTAAGATTGAGAGTTGGTTGTTTAGCCCTGCATCATTCAATGAAACACCCCACAAAGGCACCTAAACAGCTCTCTGTTGAGTTTTAATGATTAATCCACCAACCCTGTAGTCGTCAAGGTAAAACCCCTTATAATAGCTTACAGCGCGTTTTAGAGAGATGCTGTTGAGTTATCACCCTAAATGGTCTTACTTACCTTCGCAATCGTGGCTCTGGAGCACTCCACCGTGTCCATAATATCACTGTAGGACATACCAGCTTGTAGCAGCTTTGCTATCCTCTCGTTACGCTGCGTATCCTCTGGGCGGCCTTTAAATTTACCCTCTGACTTGGCCTTTACGATGCCCTGTGTCTGTCTTCTCTTCCTGTCTGTGTAGTCTTTACGGGCGATTGCTGCCAACATATCGAGCATCATCCCGTTTAACGCTTCTAGCATACGGTTAGTAAACTCATCACCTGATTTTATAAGCTGGTGGCTTGTTGGCAGGTCTAAGGCGACCACTCTAACGCCTTTATCATTAATCAGTGACCTCAACTTGTTCCAGTCTTCACCGCTCAGGCGTGACAGTCTATCAACCTGCTCCACTAAGAGAACATCCCCATGCTGTGCAATCTCAAGCAGCCTGAACAATTCAGGACGCTGTAAAGACGCCCCCGACTCATTCTCTGTAAAGTAGCTTGAAATAGTCATACCGTTGGCTGTAGCGAACTCATCCAACTGACCTTTGGCGCGCGTTGCATCTTGCTGAGTAGTGGAAGCCCTGAGGTAAGCATAAACACGTGAAGTCATGATAATGAACCGTGATAGTCTGTTTAGAGTGGTTTAATTATATCAGTCTGTTTTGACTGGTTCAATAAATCATTTAGAGGGGTTATTCAGTTCACTAAACCAGTATCTGTTGAGGTATACCTAAAACAGACCGATTCAAACTATCTACAGCCCTTCTGTTCAGTAAGTCCGAGCAGGCGAGGACTGATGGGCTGATAAGCGAAGAAAGCCCCACCCTTAAAGGTCACTGTCCAAACTAAAACGTTCTTCGTCATTTCATCATGACTCATGGTCGCTCGCCTACTCGCTCCACTCTGGACAATCAACCTTAAACATAACTGTCACCATAACAGCCCTTACCTCAACTGTGACCAGACTGTTCAGGACGCCATCAGGAAGGCACCTAAACAGCCCTCTGTTGAGTTTTGACTGTCAGTCTATTACCCCATAATCTTTAAGATAAAATCTCTTAGAATCGCTTACAGAGGCTCTGTGGCACTTTTTTATAACGAGAAGGGGGATGTGTGTAGCAAAAAGGAAAAACCTGTTAATTTCACCGAACCGACAAACACCAATAAATATAAATAAAATCAATGACATGAAATGAAATCATTAAGATAAATGAGCAAATTTTGTTGATAGACTCCCTGTTAATTACCCTGTTAATTGAGTCACTAAAGGTATGGGGTATTAAGTATATTTTTTTGATATTCAGATGGTTGAGGTGGTTAGCACTTCTTACTAATGACAGCTTTTGAAATGTTATGATAGGCTTGGCGAACACCTTTACAGGTTACTATATCTATCTATACAGTATTCTTTACAGTGTCTGTTAACATCTCACCTTCCCTTACGGGTTATCGGTGCATACTGTAAAGCGTGTCTGGTCAAGGAAAAGAGCTATCACATCCAAGATAGCGAAGTCTTTTAGTGTGACCAAATCCTTAACAGCCTCCCCTTGAAAGTTCTGTTAACATCTGGCTTGGCTTTTATTGCCCTGCGCCTAACTGCCCATACTGTTAAGTCACTCTTTCAAGTCTCCTTTATCTAGTTCGCTATAATCTGTTTGACGCTGCCCTGCTCGTCGCGTCTTAGTGTCTCGCTCACTCGACACAACTGAAAAGATAACTGTAACGAGTCCCTTCTATATCTTACCTACTTATAATTGAGTCACCAGCCAACCATTTCACCAGTTTCAACATCAACGTAACAGCTCAGGTCAGATAACCATTCCAGACTCTGGACAGTTATACTTTCAAGTCTCTCTTTATCTAGTTCGTTATAATATGACTCACCGTGAACAGTGACCCGACCACCATTTGATACACGATAGCGTGAGCTACCGGACTCAATCATGTGACCTGCGATATAGCGCTGTACCTCATCGAAACTTAACCCTGCCTCAAACAATTTCTGTGATAACTGCTCTTTGGTGATAGGCGCTCTTGTCAGTCTGTCCAGTTCATACCCTTTCGCATCTTCTGAAAGGTCGAACTGTTCAGACTCCAGACAGTCCACATTTTCCAGTTCTTTTATATAGTTCGCTATAATGTCATCGTAGTATGTGAAAACCTTGATGACATTACGGCAAGCATCAGCAAGAGATTGCGCGTATCGTTCCCCTACCATTTCGGTATCAACACGGCGTTGATTCAGCATCACATAAACAGCCTCAGTGCTAATGATGGGCAGTGATTTCATTAGACTGAAAACCACGTATGCGTTATGGCAATTGCCCGTGGTGTTTTGCCTGATTGCACCCATGAACAAATCTTCCACACCTGATGGTATGTTGGCGTAGCTGTTCAGACGCCTGAATAAGTCAATATAAAGATTCGGTGTTTCCTTGCCTGAGCGTGGTTTACGGGCTGGATTCTTCGCTACAGACTGTGCTTTACGCTTCTTAGCAAGGGACTCCTTCAAGGCCATAGCACTTAGCGTTATACCCTGTAGGGCGATTTGGTCAGCACCTGATAGGTGAGTTAAGGTGACTGTTTGATTCCGCCCAAGCACTCCACAATTGTTAAAAAACATTGGTGACAGTGTTCTTGAGCTAGAGCCATTACTTACGCTGAGATTGTTCATTGGGTATTCCTTGCGGTGGTTTATTACAGACGAAAAAAATCGATTGGTGATTACTTAAAAGCCATCTACCAACCAGACTGCGCCGCAAACACAGAAGATTGGCCTCATCGTAATGATGAAATCCAGTAGTACCAGTACCAGACAGACGTAAGTAATCACCAAGCGATTATTATTGGCGTAGATAAGAGGGTATATAGTGAAGGTGTATCTTTGCGGGATAGAGGATAACGGTTGGTGGTAGTTATTCTTTCTTCAACTGATAGGTTAAATTTAACATTTTCTTAACATTTTGTCAAGCTAAAAGACTGGCGGTTATATAGCCCGATAACATTAATTAATTGTTACGTGATTGTGTGGCGCATTCACTTTACAGTACACAGCTTGCAGCGATGGGAAATATGGGTGTAACTTTCAAACTCACTTTATCACTAGCATTGAGTAAGACATATGAACTTTAGAAATATTACTCCAGACAGGATAAGATACAGCCACACAGCACTGCACGATATGGCCGTATTAGGCGTAGATGTAGCATATCTTAAATCTGCACCTGAAGACTTCAAACCGCAGAGTAACCATAAATACGCATGGTTGCAAAAGGGAGTCTGGCTGGTTGGCACTTACATTAAAGAGCACAATGGTGATTATTCATTCTTCGCTGAATATGCTGAAGAAGCCACGTTATGTGTGATGACAAATTTAGGCAGAGCAATATGTATTGCACATAAAACAGAGGAAAACTATCAATCTGATGATGAACTACTCAAGAGGGAACTTGAACAAGTAGAAGATGAAAATATATATCAGATGATGTTCCGTGAATTAAAAGAACTCGCAAGTAAATAACTCTATATAACTGCCTTTGCTATCGAAGTACATAACAAAAACAGGCAGTTATACAAATCTACTCACAAATGCTATTCATCATACTCACTAGCCCAATCGGGGGGCGCTCTTTATCTTTATTTACCTAAGATAATCTTTACAGCTTCACTCTCTGATTTAAAGTCATTCAAATCTTTGAAGTCCAATGTACCTGTATCTTCCATCAGGTTAGACCATCCATCTAAATAACCACCTTCAAGTATTGGTAAAGCCTGCTCACTACCTGTGATAACTTCCACAAGGCTAAAGTTATTCACCCGTTTTCCATTATGGAAAATAACATCACATGATTTCATAGTGGTATTAAGGGTTATGTTTTTAACGTAGCTGAAAACAAGACCGCGAGCTTCTATCCGCCCCTCGTTGGTCTTGAGGTTACAATCTCTAAATAAATGTTTTTTTGTACTCGTAGACTGCTGCCTCAACAAATCCAGTTGCTTTTGTTTCTCAGTAATCAGACTGGTGATTGACTCAATACTGCTAACAATATCCTCTATAACGACCTCAGAGCGAGCATAACGCATTGCAGTGTGAAGGGCTTTCATCTCATCGCCTAATACAGAAATCTCTGTGACCAGCGTGTTAAGGCTCTTCTGTAGCGTTTTATCATATTCTTCAGTTGTCATATTAATAAGCAGACGGTTAACTATTGCAGCCTCAAAGAGTCGCATCGGTAATCGTGGTGCATCACAGCCTTTACCACTAAGTTTACGGCATGTTATAGAGCCATGATAGCCAGCCCTGCAACCCTCGATTGTCATAAGTCCATCACACTTGCTACAACGAATTAAGCCACGAAATAGATTAATTCCATGAGGGAAGCTCCGTTCTTTGTATCCACCACCATTAACATTAAGTGATTGAACCTTATTCCATTGGTCAAGGCTTATAACTGGTAGCCCATAGTAACCAGCCACAGCAGGGTATTTAGGCTGACCATTAGAATCTTTAAGTCTGGATTCAGGTAGTGTACCCAGCACAGAAACAGCTCTTAGAATGTCCCTTACAGTAGTCTGGCTCCAGACTCTGGTCTTCTTCTGCCTTGTTAAAGGTGGGTACTGTTCAATATGTTCATTAAGGTACGCAGTGATAGCAGGTAACCCGCTATTCTTTTCCCGCATGGCATAGATGAGTTGAACAGTTTTAGCTCCTGCGTTATGTATAAAGGTCTCTTTACCGCATTTATCTTTGACAATATCCAACCATGAAGGACATT contains these protein-coding regions:
- a CDS encoding phage baseplate protein produces the protein MAIGLSGYNISPMNYKGKDGIIFHLRNDMSVFLTMSATTDMQFSAPMDVTTQPVQSGQVITDNIQEKPQTITVNGVVVVDYEGTFFVSRNNSEVEDFVSTLQRWRSQRQILRVLCKDGITLDNALCTQFEAKKDSKIANGLNVSLTFQNANFVVQVGRTEAPANGGDGKKTTKDGAVTQKKDKGKTGTEVIAKPPAGLCDKLASADADGSLPDNAKKAFANCQIKKTVDPHTGKVTWGNGSAQAEKYIPNDWATAAGINPNKKL
- a CDS encoding recombinase family protein — its product is MTSRVYAYLRASTTQQDATRAKGQLDEFATANGMTISSYFTENESGASLQRPELFRLLEIAQHGDVLLVEQVDRLSRLSGEDWNKLRSLINDKGVRVVALDLPTSHQLIKSGDEFTNRMLEALNGMMLDMLAAIARKDYTDRKRRQTQGIVKAKSEGKFKGRPEDTQRNERIAKLLQAGMSYSDIMDTVECSRATIAKVSKTI
- a CDS encoding recombinase family protein, translated to MTKAYSYKRISSLKQAEGQGLDRQEDSVNKWLAAHPDVVLDTRFSFSDIGKSAFKGRHLAADAGLGMFLDAIEKGHIEKGSYLLIEAFDRFGRDDVDDARNRMVTIIKAGVSIVTLMDGREHNESNRGDIAYMITSLLQMHAAHDYSLKLAERVGKAKRAKRIAAKESLTVMSKQCPSWLDIVKDKCGKETFIHNAGAKTVQLIYAMREKNSGLPAITAYLNEHIEQYPPLTRQKKTRVWSQTTVRDILRAVSVLGTLPESRLKDSNGQPKYPAVAGYYGLPVISLDQWNKVQSLNVNGGGYKERSFPHGINLFRGLIRCSKCDGLMTIEGCRAGYHGSITCRKLSGKGCDAPRLPMRLFEAAIVNRLLINMTTEEYDKTLQKSLNTLVTEISVLGDEMKALHTAMRYARSEVVIEDIVSSIESITSLITEKQKQLDLLRQQSTSTKKHLFRDCNLKTNEGRIEARGLVFSYVKNITLNTTMKSCDVIFHNGKRVNNFSLVEVITGSEQALPILEGGYLDGWSNLMEDTGTLDFKDLNDFKSESEAVKIILGK